The Bradysia coprophila strain Holo2 chromosome X, BU_Bcop_v1, whole genome shotgun sequence genomic interval CATATATCGTCTATCCGTTTTTCTTATTACTTGTTTTGCTTATAGCTTTAGATAAAACATTTCTTATGAAATGAATTCGTAGAGGAAAGATATActtttaagtaaaatttatgaaattgaagagaaaaaactttcgaagcataaaaaaaatcgtaaaaaatgaaaaaaaggaaaaaaaaaacactaagAATCATTAACAATTATGTAGGAATGTAGGTTGCCTTCAACAATGTTTCAGGGATTGCTCACAACgttcatttttacaatttagcATTTGTGTTGTTATATATATTAGAATGTAAACTATGcaaatatgaatttttgttaaattttattatttttttctaacgACTAACCAACATAACAGAagtgtaaatattttattttttttatattattataaaaaagaaTGTTAAATAATGTCGTATTTGCTATCCACCATTATAATTgtgttcaatttcaaaatatgtATAGATTCATTAAACTTATTTTCTTTccgttttcttaaaaataaaaaaatttgaattttcaatttgtatgCTTTCAATGTTCCTCAAAACGATTTCTATTCCAGACAGAAAAAGGCCTTCGACCTCTACTCAAAATTCTTTAATCCATTGACTGAAAGGTCGGGACTTATATCAGAAAATACGCTTTGAAGGTCGCTATAATATTTAAAGCGATGCTGTGACGATGCTCTTGATCAATTCCAATCCTAATTTTCCGAAAACACCAGATGTCTCAGTGGCGACtgggataaaaatgatttgGCTTGCCAAATGAGAGTAATCTATCTTTTTAGTCTCAGCTCTTCTTGCTGCATAAGACGAAGTACGAAGCAGCAAATGTATCAGCACAAGTAAAATCCCACAGCAACGATTTTGCTCTCGCCCACGGTATTAGTGGTAATCCGTTTGGTTTTTTTCCATCGGGTCTGGAACATCCTGGCGGTTCAAGAATCGCCGGAATTGCTGCCGATTTCAATGCACGTTGTAGGATGTTATTTCCACTCGCTAAACGTGGATTCGTACCACTCCATGGGTAACACTTCgtaccactttaccataaaaattgtcgcaaaataccatcgattttaggcaattgccgaagaagacaattaaaagtttactttaacagaaaatcgttgttgccgaaaaggtatcggggaatctggcacatgGTGCAGAAAGAAtgcacttttaaactacgtaaaaggtgaactcgcacacgcaagtttactgctgcaaatgctttttagccatgtcgtggacttaatgactccttttacaaaattttggtatcgaacatttgtgtgcgagttcaccttttacgtagttgaaaaatgcgttgttttagcatCGTGTTTTAGCCgccgaaaactataacattcagaaaatcaaaaaacgagtcgatcattttgaacgacattttttcatttcatttatttcatttcagtttCAAGATTACAATACAAGAAAACATATGCGTAGCTCTAGTGTGACAAAGTCAATTTGAAAGAGCTACATTCAATTAtagggctggtacaaaaatcaaaaatgtactaAGCAGCAACAATagaaattgttctaagttacaccctGTGTACCACTCGCTTTGCTACACGATAAACCATGGTACCCATATTTATTGACTTTGTCTCCACAAATACAGATATGAGGCTGAACGATTGGTGCACCAAGTCGTAATGACAACGCAACACGAAACTCATCGCTTGTTAAATATGTTCCAAATTGAGGAGATGGTAATACAGACAAGCACCTGATTCACGTACGCTTTGAAACGAGCTTCAgtttttttctggtttttccaGAATTATGTGGGAGTCATTcccgaagaaaatttttgaaaggtTTTTTGATAGCGTGATTTCTTAAGCAATCATAAgccgatttttaaaaattgatggtATAAGCAAACattattagtttttggttGAGCTTTGAAAATAACTccatttaccaatattttcatgcaatTGGTTCCAATTTGATGAATATAACGGTTGagagaattaaaatatttgtaaaaggaaaaattccagtgtcccacaaaacatattggtcgaatataatttccatttagaaaaattaagtTTCAATCGACGAGGAATAAAATTCGAGAGGTCCAATTTCGAAGATAGGTAACATCGACCTAATGATCTAGGAGTTATTACCAAAGCAACTTTCGACTGGTTCTTTGatggcacgataacttgagtagtGCAGTAGCATTATGACAGCTATTCAAActtaatttatatgaaaaaatgtttacttcttctcttgaaaaatttgcttggttcagtgctatggtcagtactgaaccaatttttgaaatttttgtccTTCATTGAAGAATTATGCTCACTGTATTTCACGCTGTTTCTTTTTGTATTGAAGTAATAAAGACGTTTACTTTAGAAAAATGAGATCTTCTTCACAGATGAACTAAAACGAGTTAATGTTCTGAGAAGTTgtttttttcctgaattttggTCAGCCATAACAGTTAGCTCGGGCGGATTtgcaaaaactttcttctaaTCGACAAAGAATacaattcattattttaaGTTCCAACATGTACCATGTGGGACTTATAATATCTGGCAAATAGCATCTGGACCATATGTGGTTTGGTACCCACCTAGCTTgagttatttttgaaaatgacaaataaaataagaaacttGCACGAGGGTGACTGTGGCTAGAGCGAACTGGTCAGAACATCACCCTATGTGAGTAAGATGTGGGTGTGGGTCACATTACCGagtcaattttcatttcaagttACACGGCCATTGGTCAATTACATGTGGTATGCTACGCTATACAGATCACTACCccgatattcaattttttttttcttttaatcgacgaaggaTTAAGTTCTTGGGGTTGAGTTCGGTGAATAATATCGGAGCAGGAAGATAGAAAGGTTTTAAAGATGAACTTAgtatttttacccgattttcaaaattttcacttaaGTCGACGAAGATACTCGAAGGTCCACAGATGGATTACACTGGAGTGTCCCCAAAGGGTatcatcaacgcacttcaagcaaaagtgctattaatgacagctgccaaatagagtactattttgtatgaaattttatccacactctttttacagtgtaaaattttgtatggagcacttcAGCaacctatttagagtaccacttttgcttgaagtgcgtagGTATCATGGACGTGAAATACTATTGAGCATGAAGCCCGTGGCAAGAAACATTACCGCAGATGCTTTAAGGTAAGGAAAGCAGTGAAAAAACTTTCATGAAACTCGTACCATCGTCGATATTCTTGCTTCATTCAAGTAATTTTTAAGGTGGCCTCATAGTCgtccgttttcattccgtcTTGTCTCAGTGTACGTGACAATTGTCATTTCAAACGATGTGctcttttgtatgaaatgccaACTGTCATGTACACCGAGGCAAAATTTGTTactgtgaattcagacttAAGGCCACCCTCGTCTTTCACAAGTAAAATCTTAGTTCGATGTAAACTTTATTATTTAGATGTGCTTTACACATCCAGCAAAGCTACTTACATTTTGCTTCAAAGCTAGTTAACGTCCTATAAATAATAAGCAATTTTTGGCTTAAACCGAATATATCCAATCAAGCACGCCTTTCAGTCAGATAGCTGAAGTACTTGACGGAATAAGCAATTactgaacaaacaaaaaaaatgagatgACTAAACAGCTAagctaaaatttttattacgcgcaaaatgttacaaacgaactgcattaaaattgaaagaagGCGCGACAAACGCAAACAAACAGGAAGTCAACCAAGGAAATGTTGCATATTTGTCAAACGCCGGACTTCGTCCAGACACCGACCAAACTCCTCCAAGATCAATAGCTCAGCTGTTTTGGTATTTACATTGTTCGTTTGGCATTCCTCTGCCTGTGAAATGACACATTCCATGGTCGATTCGATGATATCACCTGTTAGCACATTCAAGCGCTTCTTCTTCGGTGCTATAGCATAGCAACTGATTGGCATTTCATTTTGGATAATGTAACCCTCTTCAGCCACTTGTACTTGTTCGTCTTGCAGCTCAAACGTTTCTTCTTTCACCACTTCCAGTAATGGAATTTCTTCTTCTGCGTTACAACTTGGACAATTTTGGCAATCTGGAGTTAAGGGTTGTATTATGTCAAACTGTTGTCCCAAATATGGACGGAAGATATAGGACTAGTTTTACTCACCGATGCATTTGCAAAATTCTGTACACAGTTTTGAATTCTTGTAGCATTcgcagaaatttttttgacacTTCGTCCGCTTACAATTACATCCTTTGAACAGGTTGTTTTTCACGCTGGAAgctttttcctttttgttttgttttgacattttttgaattaaatacaGCGAAATCTACAATGTAACGCCGGCTTCAACTGTGCGTGGCAATTGACGTAAGAAACACCGTTTACACCGGGTAACtatgtttaaataattaaaaatagaatcatagcactgcttctagcacgaACAGAAGCAGAGCTGTTGTAGAATGCATGATTCCACCCACACGCACCCGCTATCTCCATTACTTGCTTCAGTGCTTGCTTCAGCCTATTACATGTTGAGTTTAAAGAGAGTTACCCTAGAAAAACGACGCTACGAGATGCAACAAACGAAATTGCTGAAAATCATTCGCCCAAAACAGTACTATCTACTGGGGTGAGTTCATGTTTTTCGCTTTGTCTCAGCATAATgtcgaagaaagaaaaaaaaacacggcCAATAAATAAGAATAAGTAAGAAATTCAACGGCTAGGAATCGTAATTCAACGGCTATGAATCGTAATTTAACGAGAAAACGATGCATCAATTTTGGGtttaaacgaaatattttacctgtaaaatgggaattttgtgaataaatATAAGAAATTCGctgcatttttattctttcaAAAGCAAACTAGCCACATTTACTATTATATCTATATTCATTTCCCGCAGCTCCAATAGACTCTATTTTTGTTTGGTAGAGAAAGTTAGTTGTTTTCGTTGGATGAGTTAAAACGGTCTTGTCACATGAAGCCACCCAATATGACACTAGTTAATTCAACGTTAACACGTAGCGGATTATgctcgagcaggcactttaggcacaccggaaagtgctaaggaaGTCGACGAATaccttcaaataaatttctaaaaatcaaaagtaaaatttttgatttttagaaatttatttggaggtattcctcgacaccattagcactttccggtgtgcctaaagttgacgAGTCGcaataaccggcaacgtgttttaatgctatacatttttacaataaatctAACCTTTTCGATGCGAATAAATTGTCGTTCTAAAGCTTTAACTAACAAATGAAGCACACTTTCCTGAGAAGTGTGAGGATTGCTGATTGACTTTAATACTATAATCAGCAATTTCTAAAATAGAGTAATGTACTTGCGTCACACCCTACGGCTGTGTGACTAATTATTAATATAAAAAGTAGTCCAATAGCAAATAAAGGAGGTATACACGTCTAATACTGCATATTATACAGATACATTCAGAGGAGGCCAATTGTCATTGCGcgatttattttaaatcacTTGCCTTAACAAACAATTCTCGAAAAATCGTCGACAGATGGAGCAACGAAAAGCTAATTGAACAGAATGTTGACATTTGAAAAGAGTTGACGCATGTTCAACGTTGTTTCGTAGCAGTCGAAAGTGTAATATCTGTGATATTgggaaacaaaaagaaataacTTGGTGAAAAATAGGccaaaatcacaaatttgatTATGGATTACTTCCAAGATTCTTGAATTGTGTTTGAATGTCATTTCGTAGTGTTTGAAATTCATTGCATTTAATCGAAATTCGGGAACTAGCTTGGATTGTTTCtcttttttgtgtttctttttcggaaattaatttttttttccacttaaTTTACGAAATGGCGATAATTGTAAACTTATAAACATgaagtgaaaaagaaaaaggtaTCTACCAACCAACAATAAAGATATTGAATTCCATTACTGGGATAAAGGACAAAGGCGATCGAAATTTATCAAATCAGTGAATATAGTAACGAGCCCATTCATcgacaattttgttttccattttcgtaTGATTCTTGcaaaacatagaaaattatCTCGTCTCACCAAAGTGCGTGTGAAATTgtcttgttgtttttttttgtgtctgaTTAtgtgatgtttttttttaatatttcgttattttaattaatgcaACTTCGGTACGTACTTAAAAAGTGTGTTGATTGCACATAAGCTTTTTTATTTGTAGGCTTGAAAAATAGTATAACTTTTTCGATTCAAAATAcgatcaaaaataaatattctcgTGTTAATATTCCTATGTGGTGAAGGTGATTGTGTGTACACATCAATCACAAAATAGAGAAgaagacaacaaaaaaatagattttttgttcgcccattcatttttattccaaaCGGGATTTACGGATTAAACCATCAACAGTGAAACGCACACTATCAATCTAGCATAAAATGTCTTCGAGGAATATACCTGCTGATAAGGTAagtttcgttgttgttgttcaattatttcctttttccTTGTGCCTAACAATATTATATCGAAATATGGAAACATAACAGAGAATATAAATAATTACCAAGGCAATATATAACATATACAACATGAATCTAaaccagttttttttccttctctcCGATACATAACATGCTTCATTGAGTGTTTGAGTGTCTCggattttgtgtgttttcattttaacatgAAATGCATATCTCATCCGAGGTTGAGCATGCAtttaccaaaaacaaaattttatatcaAACGTTATAGAGAGGTTCATATAATGTTATACTAAGTGTTCGTATGTGGTGCACTTTATTTATAACATCTCTCTTTATGCAACGTTACAAatgcaagaaaaaattaatctaGTTCAATAAGTGCGAATCCAATATAATAATTAcatatttcaatgaaactatCGACGATATGTTATACGATGTAGGTAGAGAGATATGGAACACAAACAGCTTAGTAACGTTATATAGCTAAACTTATTGAAAAAAACGAATGTACATTACATGTGTTGCATCTATCTTAGGGGTTGttccttttttcttttctttttttttctattctatCGATACAAAACcatatttacatttaaaatattgTGCAGTATATGTAGCCAGGCAATGGATATATATATGGCGATGTTATGTACAACATCATAGATTTTACACACCAGACATAAAGAGAAAAATACACAAACTCGGAAcgatatgaaaaaaaaatgtaaaaaaatttcaacataaaGTCAAACATCTGTGtaagattttgatttattgtagatgtgtaaaaaattcatttgacgAGACCAATTCGATGctaattcatttattattaaGCCGAAGTTCCCTCTATACAATGCTAACGATCTATTACTTTTCAATAActaattttgatgattttgtaACATATACAATTCTAACTCACACAGAGAGGTAGTTATATGTAGTACACATTCAGAGGTTGTGACTTAGAAAACTAACCTGTTTTTTCGCTAGTTTCAATTGTAAAATGGTTAGACTCTGTTGTTTGATAGATAGAGTCATTGTTAATGAGGTCATCAAGCAGTTTAATGTTATGAACGTGTACTGTTCTGAAGTAAAGTAGACCAAAAATTTCGGTAAGATTTGCTACATTTTCGCCGAACGAAAACCGAATAAGATTCCAGTGAGACCTTTTCAATGAGAACCATTATTGTGGTAAATTATCAGTAAATGTTTTTCGACAGATGTCGACCTGTTGAGACTGTTTTCTACTCAGAAAATTCTGACAAAGTACCGTGAGATTTCGATTctaaaatacatgaaaattgCAAAGAAGGAGTCGGTTCGACAAAAAGTGATAGAGATTAGGATGTGAAGAGTTTACGAAAGGTTAACGTACTGAAATTTACACATTGccaacggattttttttgtgcccTTCGGTACTCTGTGTCCTGTgtgccaaatattttttttttgaacactGAATGTAATTTGATTTAGGTAAATGGACACAGGTGAATGTATGGTGTGGCTATGTGCCCATTTTCCTTAAATTTACACAGATCAggcagatttaaaaaaaaacaattctgtCATGAACCATGTCCCATGTGTGAGGAAATCACCGTCATAAATACTGATGACTCTGCACTGCACAACTCGATTataaaacgattttgattACTCCCTCGTTCCTAGTGCTACACTTCCCTTGCTGATGAGGTCGAAAAAATGGGTTTAAATTCGATTTGTTATTCACTTTTCGAGCAACTAAATTATTCCTATAATTCGCAATCCAAGCAGTATCTAGAGCGTCGCTGGTGGAACATTTTccgaaaacaaagaaatttcaaaaatttatgatttttgacaaaaataaaactttttttgtcgaCATATAATAAATGTGATCATCGAACCTGTATCTACTTCATAAAATAACCACACTACATTTCGGTATGTTGAA includes:
- the LOC119083638 gene encoding protein lin-54 homolog, with translation MSKQNKKEKASSVKNNLFKGCNCKRTKCQKNFCECYKNSKLCTEFCKCIDCQNCPSCNAEEEIPLLEVVKEETFELQDEQVQVAEEGYIIQNEMPISCYAIAPKKKRLNVLTGDIIESTMECVISQAEECQTNNVNTKTAELLILEEFGRCLDEVRRLTNMQHFLG